Proteins from one Podospora pseudoanserina strain CBS 124.78 chromosome 1, whole genome shotgun sequence genomic window:
- a CDS encoding hypothetical protein (EggNog:ENOG503NU0Q), giving the protein MAGPRRLGSRTRWTATALVFSTLASAQLPYIPTTILLPPPDKNGHPIGAAYIFTPTGDDSAVELLSLNLSSLTTTVLSTPPITGAFTPTIFANGTLGIFAGDCSSQSDGSLWTWSPDSASSTPPRWHPHPQPSLAPFHLGSTISFSLQLAPAVSPPTLYLYGGMCPFTNLSDPIPYDSQQSSAIYSNSMFRLPLSAPSTTSSTSSQEGEYLSSPGPPIPNAGFTLTALQPSLSNRTTASGERALTQQNGWVLLGGHTQQAFINMSTAAVWSLPEETWSFIPIHGDKKVDSRSGHTTVLSEDGTKLVIYGGWVGDTGQRAEPEVVVVDMGLGGLGDWAWADGEGVKGSGEGEGRYGHGAAVLPGDVMVVYGGWRIGGDEMKRKRQDGDGEGLRFLDLKRMEWVDEYVLPNPSSSSAGSGQGGEGSEGSGSGDDGQGEGGDETKKTQIGLGVGLGVGFLVLFSVAGFIFWRRRQQQTRSRNDALRDLSQGINGSLPRGITSDDNDDEMLEREHGLMLPWTAASAREWYIGGGDPYSQGRKSLAYEGLRGGVRKTGGSLYMPPPPPSAKNARGLYQPTNKSTSYEFGPGGGAGRSNLISPIYEADEDDEGDLGQQPRHRNLGRASPEKPRDSSEDDDPFLTPTAATTPIGGLFPPPSISSRSGGSSPERKPPAPAPPPQPQDPEVQNWQNDVDVADAVLAARIGRSKSIAAKTPPRLYLGRQNSVTGTRSPTRGPDTPTLLVEERTGSNLSEASAFSFVPGAERQQLRVATAAGEAKPSSSGSGGSSSSAPTFSTARSSFPVLQSEGPGLLHGGRQAETYDDGQGGYEIYNYDGYKDEEDADYVYVPGSPSKSKAPQRRSWLGSIRRVFEKGTPESSATGGSREDLSSPGGQLEAGTGVDGGLVRRQGTLQRRKQNRQSWGGEETQDGEWDVERAVEQRLVQVMFTVPKERLRVVNAEIEQEGEVGEVVREGDREFDARYYDTWDTNGPPAPTEQDKGKGKLPEIELLRPPEGEEDEERDRKRESVAGSITTTHTMGISPSTSLRQAEIKTEGLHTAEAVRYERLEVNPGVSLSPTTMTPERVMRPKKSRSRVLEMVESIETKSSRSSLRGGEEDEVTPKKG; this is encoded by the coding sequence ATGGCGGGACCTCGCCGCCTGGGGTCCAGGACAAGATGGACGGCAACAGCACTCGTATTTTCCACGCTGGCTTCGGCGCAGCTTCCATACATTCCAACAACGattcttctcccaccaccagacaAGAATGGGCATCCCATCGGCGCAGCTTACATCTTCACGCCCACCGGAGACGATAGCGCCGTCGAGCTCTTGTCACTGAACCTTTCATCTCTCACCACAACAGTGTTATCCaccccccccatcaccggcgccTTCACGCCGACTATCTTCGCCAACGGCACCTTGGGTATTTTCGCCGGCGACTGCTCCTCCCAGTCCGATGGCTCCCTCTGGACATGGTCCCCAGactcagcatcatcaacccctccccgatggcacccccacccccaaccctctcttGCGCCCTTCCACCTGGGAAGTAcaatctccttttccctccaGCTGGCTCCTGCTGTCTCCCCGCCGACCCTTTACCTGTACGGGGGTATGTGtcccttcaccaacctctccgacCCCATCCCTTACGACAGCCAGCAATCCTCGGCCATCTACTCCAACTCCATGTtccgcctccccctttcagccccctcaaccacctcctccacctcctcccaagaaGGGGaatacctctcctcccccggcccccccatcccaaacgcGGGGttcaccctcaccgccctgcagccctccctctccaaccggACCACCGCGTCTGGAGAACGAGCCCTGACCCAGCAAAACGGCTGGGTTTTGCTTGGTGGACACACCCAACAAGCATTTATCAACATGAGCACCGCTGCAGTCTGGTCACTGCCTGAAGAAACGTGGAGTTTTATCCCTATTCACGGAGACAAGAAAGTGGACAGTCGGAGCGGGCACACTACTGTTTTGAGTGAGGATGGGACGAAGCTGGTGATTTAtggagggtgggtgggggaTACGGGGCAGAGGGCGGagccggaggtggtggtggtcgatatggggttgggggggttgggggattgGGCATGGgcggatggagagggagtaAAAGGAAgtggcgagggggaagggagatACGGGCATGGGGCTGCGGTGCTGCCGGGGGATGTTATGGTTGTTTATGGGGGCTGGAGGATCGGTGGGGATgagatgaagagaaagagacaggacggggatggggaggggttgaggtttttggatttgaagaggatggagtGGGTTGATGAGTATGTACTTCCAAACCCGAGTTCGAGTTCGGCGGGGAGTGGgcaggggggtgagggaagCGAGGGGAGCGGATCGGGCGACGACGGccagggagaagggggtgacgagaccaagaagacgcagattggtcttggtgttggactGGGTGTTGGGTTTCTGGTCTTGTTTTCGGTGGCTGGGTTCATTTTTTGGCGTCGGCGCCAACAGCAAACTCGCTCTCGAAACGATGCCCTCCGGGATTTGTCACAGGGTATCAATGGTTCCCTCCCGAGGGGGATTACGTCGGATGATAATGACGACGAGATGCTTGAGCGGGAGCACGGGTTGATGCTCCCTTGGACTGCGGCTTCGGCTAGGGAATGGTAcattggcggcggcgaccCCTATTCTCAAGGGCGAAAGTCACTAGCTTACGAGGGTTTGCGAGGTGGAGTCAGAAAGACCGGGGGCTCTTTGTatatgccaccaccaccaccctcggcgAAGAACGCGAGAGGTTTATACCAGCCGACAAACAAGTCGACATCGTACGAATTTGGgcccggaggaggagcaggccggTCAAATCTCATCTCGCCGATTTACGAagccgacgaggacgacgagggcgaCCTCGGCCAGCAACCCCGGCACCGTAACCTTGGCCGTGCGAGCCCAGAAAAGCCACGGGACTCGTCCGAGGATGACGACCCGTTCTTGACGCCgacagcagccaccacccccatcggCGGCCTCTTCCCCCCACCGAGCATCAGCTCCCGAAGCGGCGGCTCCAGCCCCGAGCGCaaaccaccagcaccagcaccacctccgcaacctcaaGATCCAGAGGTGCAAAACTGGCAAAACGACGTTGATGTCGCCGACGCAGTACTCGCCGCTAGAATCGGGAGAAGCAAGTCCATCGCGGCAAAGACGCCCCCGAGGTTGTATCTGGGCCGTCAGAATAGCGTTACTGGCACCCGGTCACCAACCAGAGGACCCGATACGCCTACTCTCTTGGTTGAGGAACGGACAGGAAGTAACCTTTCTGAAGCGAGCGCATTCTCGTTTGTTCCTGGTGCGGAGAGACAGCAATTGAGGGTTGCCACGGCCGCTGGGGAGGCCAAGCCATCCAGCAGTGGCAGTGGAggcagctcctcctctgcaCCGACGTTTAGCACCGCGAGGTCTAGTTTTCCTGTTCTGCAGAGCGAAGGCCCGGGGCTGCTGCACGGCGGTCGGCAGGCTGAGACGTATGATGACGGGCAGGGCGGGTATGAGATTTACAATTATGACGGGTAcaaagacgaggaggatgccgatTATGTTTACGTGCCCGGGAGTCCTTCGAAATCAAAAGCTCCGCAGCGGAGGTCGTGGTTGGGGAGCATAAGGCGGGTGTTTGAGAAGGGAACGCCGGAGTCGTCGGCGACGGGGGGGAGCAGAGAGGATCTGAGCAGCCCGGGAGGGCAGCTGGAGGCCGGCACGGGGGTGGATGGCGGGTTGGTTCGGAGGCAGGGGACGCTGCAAAGACGGAAGCAGAACCGGCAGAGCTGGGGTGGGGAAGAGACGCAGGAcggggagtgggatgttgAGCGGGCGGTGGAGCAGAGGTTGGTGCAGGTTATGTTTACTGTCCCaaaggagaggttgagggtggtgaatgCGGAGATTGagcaggaaggggaggtgggggaggtggtgagggagggggataggGAGTTTGACGCCCGGTACTATGATACTTGGGATACGAATGGACCGCCTGCTCCGACAGAGCAGGACAAGGGGAAGGGCAAGCTGCCCGAGATTGAGCTGTTACGGCCAccagagggcgaggaagacgaggagagaGACAGGAAGAGGGAGTCAGTCGCGGGCAGTATCACGACCACGCATACGATGGGGATATCACCTTCCACGTCTTTGCGCCAGGCGGAGATCAAGACCGAGGGGTTGCACACTGCCGAGGCGGTTAGGTatgagaggttggaggtgaaCCCTGGGGTGAGCCTGAGTCCCACTACCATGACACCAGAGAGAGTCATGCGACCCAAGAAGTCGAGGTCCAGGGTattggagatggtggagagcaTCGAAACgaagagctcgagaagctcgctgagagggggtgaagaggacgaggtgaCGCCCAAAAAGGGGTGA